Within Chitinivibrionia bacterium, the genomic segment TTTCAATAGAAAGTTAAGGATAAATACACTTATTTCCACCCAAAAAACCCACAATTCCCCCCACCCCATGTAACAAACAACATACCCTCGAAGTCAAATAACTTGAACGCGATACAGAAAATTGACTCCGGCGTCAGATTTTTCCGCTCGCGGTTGGCGACATATATTATTTTGTTCGTAAATATATTGTAAAATAAGGAGGGCTTGTTATGAAAAGACTTAAAATTTTGCTGATTATCGCAGCGGTTGTGGCGGTATATGTAAAAATTAAAGAGTGGGGGGACAAAGAGTGAGAAGAAATTTTTTTGTAGGATTATCACTGCTTTTGTTTACTGCGGCAGCGTTTGCTCAAACGCCTATGACCAGAAACGACGTGTTGAGACACGCGTTTAACAATTCGGAAAGCTTGGCGCAATTACAGGCGGAGCGCAAAAGAACGGAACTTATGCGCAACGAACACCAGAGCGCGGCGTTTCCGCAAATAAACGCGGCGTTTAATTATGCGTTTATGCCCGATTTGAACGACACTCCCGATGTGCCGAGTTTTTCGGGAATGATGACTGAGGCGGCTTCGCCTTATGACCATATTTTGGCGGGAGGTTTGGACGGAATTTACGGCGCGCTTGGCTCTATGTCTCCAAAAAACGCATTGCAATGGGAACTTAATGCCACGCAGGTGCTTTTTGCTCAGGGGAAAATTCGCACGGCGCTTCGTATTGCAGAAACAGCGCTTCAAATTGTTGATTTGCGGTTGGAAAGCGCTAAATTTGAACTTGCGGAGAGCGTTGTCAACGCTTACAACGGGGCGCTTATGGCTCAGCAAAACAAGCGTATTCAGAACGAAGCGCTCGGCATTGCGGAAGAGTCGCACAGAATTGCTTTGGCGAGATTTTCTGCGGGAAGGGGTAGCGCTCTTGATACCTTAAACACAAGACTTGCTCATCAACAGGCGATTTTGCGGCTTCGCGAGGCGGAAATGGGAAAACGCATTGCGTTAAAACAACTTGCAACCGCCGCTTCTATGGAAAACGACAACATTGTTCTTTTGGACAGTTTAACCGTTCCGCAATTTTCTATGACCGAAGAACAGGCTTGGGCAAGAATGCAGGAAAACAATTCAAATATCAGGCTTCTTTCGACATTAAGAAGTATGCAGGAAGAGCAAACAAATATGGCGCGCACGGATTACAGACCGACTGTCGCGGCATTTGCGAGTTTCGGACAAACCAATGCGTTCAGCTCGGGCGACGAATTTTCGGACGGAGCTCGTTGGGACGCGCGTATCGGATTAAGGGCTCAGGTGCCGATTTGGGACGGCGGGCGCAGAAGAAGCAGAATGAGTCAGGCGCACTTGCTGGAGTTTGAGGCGGAACGCAACGAAGCGCAGGCAAACCGCGGACTTCGTTTGGCGCTTACCGCGGCGTTTGAGCAGTTTGAAGTCGCAAAGCAGGAGTTGGCGCAGGTCGAGCAAATGATTGTTTTGGCGGAGCAGGGTTTCAGAATTTCAAAATTGTCGTTCGAGATTGGGCAATTAACGCAGTTGGAACTTAACAACAGCGAACAAATGCAAAGAACGACCCAGCTTGCGTTTAAAAACGCCGTTTTAAAAATAAATTCGGCGGTCGTAAGCATTGAAAGATTGATGGGCGATAAAAGTTTAATTTCGGTAAATAACTAATGAAAGGGTTTAATAAAATGAAAAAATTGACTAAGATTTGCGCGTTGGTTGCGCTGTCATTATTGATACTCGGTTGCGGCAGAGCGGCAGAGCAGGAAAGAGCGATGACAATTCAGGAAATTCAGGCGATTGAGGGAATTCCCGTGAGAGTAAAAGGCGCGACATTGCAGACAATCCGTCGCATAGAAAGAACAAGCGGAACGGCGGAAGGTTTAAGACAGTCGATGGTATCAAACGGACCGAGCGGAACGCTTCAGAGAATAATGGTGCGCCCGGGCGACAGAGTTCGCGAGGGAGAAGTTATTGCGCAGATGTTTTTTGAAGAAGGCGCTCCCCGAACCGTTGCGCAAGCGAATTTTGACCGCGCCGAAGCAACTTACAATCGAGTTCAACGTCTTTTTGAAGAAGGCGCGGCAACCCAAGAACAAATAGAAGGCGCGCGCGTACAGTTCGAAGACGCTCGCCGCAGTCTCAGAGGCGCAAATGTCGCAGAATTTATTACCGCGCCGTTCGCAGGCGTGGTTTTGGAGACGTTTTCGGCAGTCGGAACTCGTATCAGCGGCGGAACAAACATTGCAAACATCGCGGATTTTTCGACCGTTCGATTTGACGCGCGCATAAATCAGATGAATATAGGAAGTTATGCCGTCGGACAACGCGCGTTTACGCTTGTGGAAAGCGATACGGTTTGGGGAAGAGCGACAAGCGTTGCGGTGGGCGCCGACGCGCAAACTCACAGTTTCAGAGTTCGCTTTGAGTTCCCGAACCCTCGCCAGCTTCTTCGCGTAGGGGAATTTAAGGAAATTTTTGTAATAACTCAAGAACGCCAGAACGCAATAGCCGTGCCGATAGAAATCGTGGTAAGCAAAAGCGGCGTTCAGGGAGTATATGTCGTTGAAAATCAAACGGCGGTTTTCCGTCCGATAGAAATGGGAATACTCAGCGGAAGCGACGTCGAAGTTGTATCGGGATTACAAGAGGGAGACGTGGTTGTAATTGCGGGGATGACCCTGCTTTCGGACGGCGTAAAAGTTAATGTGAGGAACTGAAAATGAGCATTGTAAAAACAAGTATTCAACGTCCGCTGATGATGATAATGGTGATACTCGCCATTGCGCTCTTCGGCTTGGTGGCGTGGAGAAGTCTTCCTATCGACCGAATGCCGAATATGGAGTTGCCCTACGTTATGGTGCAGCTTATTTACCCCGGCGCGGGTCCCGAGGAAGTGGAAACAAACGTGGTGCGCCCCGTGGAAGACGCGGTATCTACAATTTCGGGAATAAAAAATATGACATCGTATTCTATGGAAAACGCAGGTATTATAGTTTTGGAATTTGAGTCGCACATTTCGCCTGATTTTGCCGCTATCGAAGTTAAAGACAACGTAAGCCGAATACAGCAGAATTTCCCGTCCGACGTCTTAGACCCTATCGTTATGAAGTTCGACTTTAACGCTATGCCCATAATGACGGTCGCGCTTTTGGGCGACGAAACGGTGTCGCCCGTCGAACTGCGAAATTACGCGGAAAGATATTTGAACGAAAGGTTCAGCCGAATTTCGGGCGTTGCTCAGGCTACGGCGCTGGGTGGTCGCGAGCGCGAAATTCACGTTATTCTCAGCTCCGAAAAATTACAGGCGCACGGACTTTCCATTTTCAGCGTGTTTCCTGCTTTAACCGCTCAAAACGTTCTTATTCCCGCGGGAACAATTACGGGAAGTTTGCGTGAATTTGCAGTGAAATTCGACGGACAATTCAGAACGGTGGAAGAAATTGCAAACATACAAATCCCTACTCCGCGCGGCTATAACATTCGCTTAAACGAAATTGCAACCGTTATTGACTCGTATGCGGAAGTTCGTTCTTTAGCGAGATTTCAGGGAAGAGAATCGGTCGAAATATCCATAACCCGCGCGGGGGGTGCAAATACCGTGGAAGTGGCAAAAGGCGTAAGACGGGTTATGGCTCAAATGGAAGGGCAACTTCCTCCCGGAATGAGTTTGGACATTGTTGAAGACCAGTCGATTTTCATCGGCGAAGCGGTAAACGACACATACTCAAACCTTTTTCAGGGAATTTTGCTTACCGCCATTATTCTGCTTGTGTTTTTGGCAAATTTCCGTGTAACTCTTATTGCCGCGATAACAATGCCTGTTTCACTTATAATGGGCTTTATCGGAATGGACGCGCTCGGATTTTCTATGAATATGGTTACAATGATGTCGCTTGCGATTGTTGTCGGTATCTTGGTTACAAACGCAATTTTAGTTCTCGAAAACATTGTGCGCCAAATGAAATTAGGCAAAGAACCCTACAAAGCCGCGCTCGACGGAACGGAGCAAATGTTCACTTCGGTTTTGGTGGGAACGCTTACAAACTTGGCGGTGTTTATTCCTATGGCAAACACGACGGGTATTACGGGCTCAATATTCAGAGAGCTCGGATTAACCATTGTTTTTGCTACGGTTGCCTCTCTTATTTTGAGCTTTACGCTTGTGCCGATTATGGCTTCGCGCCTTCTTAAAATAAAAGAAAACCAAAAAGACACCATTGTCGATAAAATTGTAGGAAAATTGGAACGCGGCTACGAAAAAGTTTTGGGCAAAGCGCTCAGAAGCAGGTTCGGAAAGCTGGGAATTGTTTTCGGCGTAATATTTTTCCTTATATTTACGCTTACGGTTATTGCTTCGCGAATAGGCGTGGACTTTATGCCCTCCAGCGACGAAGGCTTTATTACCGTTTCGCTTGAACTTCCCGTAGGAACGCCTATGGCGATTACCGAAGGCGTGTTGCTCGACATCGAAGAAAGAATGAAAACTTTGCCGTATCTTAAAGCGGTATCGACTTCTATCGGCGGCAGC encodes:
- a CDS encoding efflux RND transporter permease subunit yields the protein MSIVKTSIQRPLMMIMVILAIALFGLVAWRSLPIDRMPNMELPYVMVQLIYPGAGPEEVETNVVRPVEDAVSTISGIKNMTSYSMENAGIIVLEFESHISPDFAAIEVKDNVSRIQQNFPSDVLDPIVMKFDFNAMPIMTVALLGDETVSPVELRNYAERYLNERFSRISGVAQATALGGREREIHVILSSEKLQAHGLSIFSVFPALTAQNVLIPAGTITGSLREFAVKFDGQFRTVEEIANIQIPTPRGYNIRLNEIATVIDSYAEVRSLARFQGRESVEISITRAGGANTVEVAKGVRRVMAQMEGQLPPGMSLDIVEDQSIFIGEAVNDTYSNLFQGILLTAIILLVFLANFRVTLIAAITMPVSLIMGFIGMDALGFSMNMVTMMSLAIVVGILVTNAILVLENIVRQMKLGKEPYKAALDGTEQMFTSVLVGTLTNLAVFIPMANTTGITGSIFRELGLTIVFATVASLILSFTLVPIMASRLLKIKENQKDTIVDKIVGKLERGYEKVLGKALRSRFGKLGIVFGVIFFLIFTLTVIASRIGVDFMPSSDEGFITVSLELPVGTPMAITEGVLLDIEERMKTLPYLKAVSTSIGGSGLNAGVENGTVRLEFVPLGERSIDVFQLTRKIRPKLADIPDARIIVAPLSGMAGGSSSDITINILGTNMDTLSMLVEKALEVMRADPDLTDFNSSWKGAKPEIVIRPRREVMEHYGLMGNINSSITGAVIGGLLRLNITGEESAVFRDGSHEYPIRVRLEENSRRDIRDIATMPVVTPRGTVPLEVLCYVEYADGVSQITRINKMRALDVSANLVSTDIAAGTKTPQVLAALIEQIPLPEGYEFRTAGMQDMADEMMEQLLIAAAMAILLTIMVLIGLLESVRLGFVVFLTLPLGLIGVIWALFITGNALSMISMMSIIMLIGLVSTNAILMIDYARQIRKKNEMKPIDAIVKAAGTKLRVILMANIAIVFSMLPMALGMGAGGAFRAPFAITAIGGVIFSTGLTFFFIPVLYVWTASKTEKPVLSDSAKAVLNA
- a CDS encoding TolC family protein encodes the protein MRRNFFVGLSLLLFTAAAFAQTPMTRNDVLRHAFNNSESLAQLQAERKRTELMRNEHQSAAFPQINAAFNYAFMPDLNDTPDVPSFSGMMTEAASPYDHILAGGLDGIYGALGSMSPKNALQWELNATQVLFAQGKIRTALRIAETALQIVDLRLESAKFELAESVVNAYNGALMAQQNKRIQNEALGIAEESHRIALARFSAGRGSALDTLNTRLAHQQAILRLREAEMGKRIALKQLATAASMENDNIVLLDSLTVPQFSMTEEQAWARMQENNSNIRLLSTLRSMQEEQTNMARTDYRPTVAAFASFGQTNAFSSGDEFSDGARWDARIGLRAQVPIWDGGRRRSRMSQAHLLEFEAERNEAQANRGLRLALTAAFEQFEVAKQELAQVEQMIVLAEQGFRISKLSFEIGQLTQLELNNSEQMQRTTQLAFKNAVLKINSAVVSIERLMGDKSLISVNN
- a CDS encoding efflux RND transporter periplasmic adaptor subunit, whose product is MKKLTKICALVALSLLILGCGRAAEQERAMTIQEIQAIEGIPVRVKGATLQTIRRIERTSGTAEGLRQSMVSNGPSGTLQRIMVRPGDRVREGEVIAQMFFEEGAPRTVAQANFDRAEATYNRVQRLFEEGAATQEQIEGARVQFEDARRSLRGANVAEFITAPFAGVVLETFSAVGTRISGGTNIANIADFSTVRFDARINQMNIGSYAVGQRAFTLVESDTVWGRATSVAVGADAQTHSFRVRFEFPNPRQLLRVGEFKEIFVITQERQNAIAVPIEIVVSKSGVQGVYVVENQTAVFRPIEMGILSGSDVEVVSGLQEGDVVVIAGMTLLSDGVKVNVRN